A genome region from Panicum virgatum strain AP13 chromosome 4K, P.virgatum_v5, whole genome shotgun sequence includes the following:
- the LOC120703437 gene encoding phenylcoumaran benzylic ether reductase Pyrc5-like isoform X1, which translates to MLENQGDLYNHESLVAAVKSADVVISAVGYTQLPDQTHIISAIKEAGNVKRFLPSEYGNDVDRVHAVEPAKLIFAGKARIRRAIEAEGIPYTYVSSNFFAGHFLASLGQIGVTGLPTDNVLIMGDGNVRAIFAAEEDVGTYTIKAVDDPRTLNKILYLRPPSNILSHNELVSLWEKKVGKRFERVYIPEDEVLKKIQESAIPLNIRMSISHSVWVKGDHTNFEIDPSFGVEATELYPDVKYTTVDEYLNKLL; encoded by the exons ATGCTGGAAAATCAGGGGGATCTGTACAACCATGAGAGCTTGGTAGCCGCAGTGAAATCTGCAGATGTTGTGATCTCTGCAGTGGGTTACACTCAGCTGCCAGATCAAACCCACATTATCTCAGCAATAAAAGAAGCTGGAAATGTAAAG AGATTCCTGCCATCAGAGTATGGGAATGATGTGGACCGTGTGCATGCGGTTGAGCCTGCAAAATTAATCTTTGCTGGCAAAGCTCGTATAAGGCGTGCCATTGAAGCTGAAGGGATTCCGTACACCTATGTATCATCCAACTTCTTTGCTGGTCATTTCTTGGCAAGTCTTGGACAGATTGGGGTTACTGGCCTTCCAACAGATAATGTTCTCATCATGGGTGATGGAAATGTTAGAG CAATATTTGCGGCAGAGGAGGATGTCGGCACCTACACAATCAAAGCTGTAGATGATCCAAGAACCCTGAATAAGATCTTGTATTTGAGGCCACCGAGCAACATCTTGTCTCATAATGAGCTTGTCTCACTCTGGGAGAAGAAAGTTGGAAAGAGGTTTGAGAGGGTGTACATTCCAGAAGATGAGGTCCTAAAGAAGATTCAAG AGTCTGCGATTCCACTGAACATAAGGATGTCAATAAGCCATTCTGTGTGGGTGAAGGGGGACCACACCAACTTTGAGATTGATCCTTCATTTGGAGTTGAAGCCACCGAGCTTTACCCTGATGTCAAGTACACTACTGTCGATGAATACCTAAACAAGCTCCTTTGA
- the LOC120703437 gene encoding phenylcoumaran benzylic ether reductase Pyrc5-like isoform X2: MLENQGDLYNHESLVAAVKSADVVISAVGYTQLPDQTHIISAIKEAGNVKRFLPSEYGNDVDRVHAVEPAKLIFAGKARIRRAIEAEGIPYTYVSSNFFAGHFLASLGQIGVTGLPTDNVLIMGDGNVREEDVGTYTIKAVDDPRTLNKILYLRPPSNILSHNELVSLWEKKVGKRFERVYIPEDEVLKKIQESAIPLNIRMSISHSVWVKGDHTNFEIDPSFGVEATELYPDVKYTTVDEYLNKLL; encoded by the exons ATGCTGGAAAATCAGGGGGATCTGTACAACCATGAGAGCTTGGTAGCCGCAGTGAAATCTGCAGATGTTGTGATCTCTGCAGTGGGTTACACTCAGCTGCCAGATCAAACCCACATTATCTCAGCAATAAAAGAAGCTGGAAATGTAAAG AGATTCCTGCCATCAGAGTATGGGAATGATGTGGACCGTGTGCATGCGGTTGAGCCTGCAAAATTAATCTTTGCTGGCAAAGCTCGTATAAGGCGTGCCATTGAAGCTGAAGGGATTCCGTACACCTATGTATCATCCAACTTCTTTGCTGGTCATTTCTTGGCAAGTCTTGGACAGATTGGGGTTACTGGCCTTCCAACAGATAATGTTCTCATCATGGGTGATGGAAATGTTAGAG AGGAGGATGTCGGCACCTACACAATCAAAGCTGTAGATGATCCAAGAACCCTGAATAAGATCTTGTATTTGAGGCCACCGAGCAACATCTTGTCTCATAATGAGCTTGTCTCACTCTGGGAGAAGAAAGTTGGAAAGAGGTTTGAGAGGGTGTACATTCCAGAAGATGAGGTCCTAAAGAAGATTCAAG AGTCTGCGATTCCACTGAACATAAGGATGTCAATAAGCCATTCTGTGTGGGTGAAGGGGGACCACACCAACTTTGAGATTGATCCTTCATTTGGAGTTGAAGCCACCGAGCTTTACCCTGATGTCAAGTACACTACTGTCGATGAATACCTAAACAAGCTCCTTTGA